Proteins from a genomic interval of Clostridium scatologenes:
- a CDS encoding hybrid sensor histidine kinase/response regulator yields the protein MDDVEDFLNNASVLIVDDSYYNIKILTMILRQKWHNVRNVLSYEMGMKSVMKNPPDIILLKSSADGCKVCESFKCNDKLEEIPIIFINNKNEKVDIDDLFSAGADDYINMPINYNEVIIRVTTQLKLYFMNKQMWKYSEKSYNQISKFNEKLMKDNNDLKEQVRKDNQQLEEITDDLKEFNVMLEEEITERTKTEEALRESERKFRYSIEEAPVPVMIYAEDGEVMNINKAWESITGYTIKNIPITSKWAEISDIFKEDSQCSENIPYSFEEKRNDGEYSVKTKSGCVKIWNFYSACIGKLSDGRNVIIRVAMDITEKKRMEELQKSIEKERMRLFEIKEYDRVKTDFFANISHELRTPINVIFSAIQVHKLKLKDCNFNDNSVDKYKYINIMEQNCYRLLRLVNNLIDITKIDSGYIVINEINCNIISLIEDITLSVADYIENKGLSVVFDTDIEEKIIACDPEKMERIMLNLLSNAIKFTLRGGSIFVNVENGTESVCIRVKDTGKGIPKEKLDSIFERFVQVDKSLTRENEGSGIGLSLVKALVELQGGTISVNSKEGYGSEFIIHIPCKLVDDGEYNYNSYKDTMKKSYIQKVNLEFSDIYN from the coding sequence ATGGATGATGTAGAAGATTTTTTAAATAATGCTAGTGTACTTATTGTTGACGATTCTTATTATAACATTAAAATATTAACTATGATACTTAGGCAAAAATGGCATAATGTAAGAAATGTTTTAAGTTATGAAATGGGTATGAAATCTGTTATGAAAAACCCTCCAGATATAATTTTACTTAAAAGTAGTGCAGATGGATGCAAAGTTTGTGAGTCTTTTAAATGTAATGACAAACTTGAAGAAATTCCTATTATTTTTATTAATAATAAAAATGAAAAAGTTGATATAGATGATTTATTTAGTGCTGGAGCTGATGATTATATAAATATGCCTATTAATTATAATGAAGTTATAATTAGAGTGACAACTCAATTAAAGCTATATTTTATGAATAAGCAAATGTGGAAATATAGTGAAAAGAGTTATAATCAAATTAGTAAGTTTAATGAAAAGTTGATGAAAGATAATAATGATTTAAAAGAACAGGTCAGGAAAGATAATCAACAATTAGAAGAAATAACTGATGATCTAAAAGAATTTAATGTTATGCTTGAGGAAGAGATTACTGAACGAACTAAAACTGAAGAAGCTTTAAGGGAAAGTGAAAGGAAATTTCGTTATTCTATAGAAGAAGCTCCAGTTCCTGTAATGATATATGCCGAAGATGGAGAGGTAATGAATATTAATAAAGCTTGGGAAAGTATTACAGGATATACAATTAAGAATATTCCAATAACCTCTAAATGGGCAGAGATATCAGATATATTTAAAGAAGATTCACAGTGTAGTGAAAATATACCATACAGTTTTGAAGAAAAACGAAATGATGGAGAGTATTCTGTAAAAACGAAAAGTGGATGTGTGAAAATTTGGAACTTTTATTCGGCTTGTATTGGTAAGTTAAGTGATGGGCGTAATGTAATAATTAGAGTAGCTATGGATATAACTGAAAAAAAACGTATGGAAGAATTACAAAAAAGTATTGAAAAAGAAAGAATGAGATTATTTGAGATTAAGGAATATGATAGAGTTAAAACAGATTTTTTTGCTAACATTTCTCATGAATTAAGAACACCAATTAATGTTATATTTTCTGCTATACAAGTGCATAAGCTTAAACTAAAAGATTGTAATTTTAATGATAATTCTGTAGATAAATATAAATACATAAATATTATGGAACAAAATTGTTACCGACTTTTAAGGCTGGTTAATAATTTAATTGATATTACGAAAATAGATTCAGGGTATATTGTAATAAATGAAATTAATTGTAATATAATAAGTCTTATAGAAGATATAACCCTTTCAGTAGCAGATTATATAGAAAATAAAGGTCTATCTGTGGTATTTGATACAGATATCGAAGAAAAAATTATTGCTTGTGACCCGGAAAAGATGGAAAGAATTATGTTGAATTTATTGTCTAATGCAATAAAATTTACACTTCGTGGAGGAAGTATTTTTGTTAATGTAGAAAATGGTACTGAAAGTGTTTGTATAAGAGTGAAAGATACAGGAAAAGGTATTCCTAAAGAAAAGTTAGATTCAATATTTGAACGTTTTGTACAAGTCGATAAATCTCTTACAAGGGAAAATGAAGGAAGCGGAATAGGGCTTTCTCTAGTAAAGGCGCTAGTAGAATTGCAGGGAGGAACTATATCAGTAAATAGTAAGGAAGGTTACGGCAGCGAATTTATCATACATATTCCATGTAAATTAGTAGACGATGGAGAATATAATTATAATTCTTATAAAGATACAATGAAAAAAAGCTATATTCAAAAAGTGAATTTGGAATTTTCTGATATATATAATTAA